The Nicotiana tomentosiformis chromosome 2, ASM39032v3, whole genome shotgun sequence genome includes the window GGGGTTGGACATATTAAATGTAAGAGGGTGGAGTGGAGTAAGggaactcccccccccccccccccccaatgcaCACACAAGAACACAAAAAATTCCACCAGAAATGCTAGAACATTTAACAATACGGGAAGCTGAAGCCCAAACAGTTATCCAGGTATTTTGTGATGACCTATTGAACTCCTTTTCAAAACCCAATAGAAGGCAAACATTTTCCTAAAGATATTTCAACACTTCTACTCCAGAAAGTTAAAACATGCCATCATTTACTCATACTTTCTGCGTTATCAAGGCACTATTGAAAATGGGCATTCGTGGTGTCACTGTCTCTGATGTTCGTGGCTTTGGAGCCCAAGGTGGCTTGACCGAGAGGCAAGCTGGTAAGGAAAAAATTCATCAATTTTAACTGTTTATTGTTTTAGGTTGTCATGGATATTATTACTTAAATAGACTCTTCCTCAGGTTTTAAAGTTATCTGCTGCTTGCAGGCTCTGAATTCTCTGAAGACAAGTTTGTAGCAAAAGTTAAAATGGAGATTGTTGTGAGCAAAGACCAGGTTCGGATTTTAAAGGCCTTGATCAAGTTTTGGGCACCATAATTCAAAACcatatgtgtagattataagaaTACATGCTTAATGTGTTGTTTCTCTCTGTGTATATACAGGTTTTCTGTAAGTGTAAGTATAGGGTTGACGTGTTATTTCTCTCTCCTGTGCATATACAAGTTTTCTAACCCGTAATGCTGTCTTATTAGGTTGAAGGAGTCATTGCAAAGATAATTGAAGAGGCAAGAACTGGTGAAATTGGTGATGGAAAGATCTTCTGTAAGTTTTTCTCTTCTTAATATGAGCATTGATTTGCTGTAAATTCTCCAACCAAGCTTGAGGGCGTTTAGTTAATGTTTTCTCAATGAGTATACTGTATATTTTCTTATCACGACACATCCTATGTACGGGTAAGGTGTGACACATAGTCTGTTACTTGCAATGTTGTTTCTGAACAGATATTTACCTTCAAGGGTAGAAGGCTTACCCATTTGTCAAACATGTTTGAAGGCGATGTGTTTTTTGTGACTGCTTAGATTTTGAGGAAGATGAGGAACTTAGTGTTAAAAATTTTAATTCCGAGTTTTCTGTCTTTATCCAGGTTTTTGGTTTAAAATAAGTAACGAATAACAATAAAACCTTAAACTTGTCGAACTTATAATGCGACGAGATCTTATATGGGAATATTAGTAATTCCACTACTAAGTCAGTTTTTGCTTTTTGTGTGCATTAGttgaattaattccaataatgcAGAGGGGTTAGCAAGTAATTCCACTCTTCAAGACTTAAGCACATGGATAACCTTATCTTCAGCCCCAATGTAGGTGCATTGGCGGTCCCCTGGTTGCTGAGGGGAATATTTTTTCTCCTAACCACATATATGTTATCAATACCTAGGGCATGAATATTGGATATGGATATAGAACAAATACAGATGCATTCAGTTGTAAGTAGGTGTTTCGTTTATTCTGAAGGATTCATATTGAAGTGCATATACCCGTATCACTCCAATATAGGTATCATCAATGCAAAATGAAGTGCATATATAACATAAACCTGTCCTTTTCTTTTTGGTGCCAAAGAGAAAAAAATGAGAGGCAGATTGGTTAAACTAGTAGCCTTCAATATGTAGCTGATATCTTTTCACGTACTGCTTCATACTGTTGTTGAATTTGATGGTCTACTTTTAACCAATTTTGACTTTTAAAACCGAAAAGCTGAGCAAATTTAGGTTCCTGCAATCTCTCAGGTGTCTCGTCTAATCCAGTTATACTGGTTCTTCAACTTAACTTCTAGGTTGAGCCATTCCATTTATTTGGTCAATGTCCTAAGAACAGCAAAAGTAAATGAAAAGCTTGCAGTAATCTTAGTGCGGTTGCACATGCAGCGTGAAAAAACAATACCACCAAGGCTTTTAAAAGGTGCTTGCAATGACAAATCATATTTGTTCAAATAAAATCTTTTGGTTCCATTGAGATACGTGGTGTACTGTAAACTGATGTAGGTATACCAGAAGAAACAGATAGAGAATACTAgcccaaaattttaaaataagatTAAAAGGCTGTAGGAATCTCAAATCCGTTGATCGTTTCTTTTCAATTTTATCAGACAAGGAAATCCATCAGTGACTTGTTCACAATAATTTAATTAAGGCCCAACCCCATTGATCTTTCCTCGGTTTGATGCTTACCTTTAATATTGGAACATCTTATGAGAAAATATGATATCAGTTTCTAGCTTTTTCAAGATATGTATATACATTTATGATTTATCAATATACACATGCACACTCTTCTGAGTTTTCCTTTCACGGTTTTTTTTGTTTGGTGGGTGTGTTCTCATGTAAGGAGTATGCCTTTATTCTTAATTTCATCCATTCTGACCAAAATGTCAAGCCAAGCCTTGATTGGATCATCAAACAAAAGGTTGTCTGATGCTAGAAGACCTTTTTTTGTGCTCAAGTTAATGGTTAGGTTGTATTAGCAGGTGGCCGGTTAATGGTTCAAAATCATTCTTCTATGTTTTAACTAAAAAGATACAGGTAGCAATAGAAAATTTATCAAAAGAGCATAAGCACTTTGTCCTTTTAAGTTTCCAgtagggctggcaagtgggccggtcccgggcctaaacgggccaagtgagccggtccaaacggtcccggtcccggtcccaaattaaacgggccaaacggtcccgggcctaaacgggctttttgtagagaccggcccgggaccgggaccgtttggtcccgggctaaacggtcccgacCCGCGGGCTAAAcaggctaagtgggcccaacatattttaaaaaaaaaaaaaaattaaatagatattagagacaaaaggatgttaaaaaaaatatctaagacaatgctttgtaaattttattatagaattgtgacctaaattttaatattcaatatttaatatcgaatatatatagtatataagatgtatatatagtatatcgatataagatatatatatatatatatatatatatatatatatataagctatattcgataagctatatatacatcttatatactatatatatgactgatatatatatataagctatattcgataagctatatatacatcttatatatagtatataagatgtatatatagtatagtatagtatagtatagtatatatatatatatatataaatgtataatatatatatatatatcgatataagatgtaatatatatatatatatatatatatatatatatatatatataagtaataagctatattcgataagctatatatacattttatatactatatataagatgtatatatagtatagtatatatatatcgatatatgtgtatatatatatatatataagttatattcgataagctatatatacatcttatatactatatataagatgtatagtATATAGAATAAagtagagagagattgtgatagattgatgattttgtaagaaaaaatgaaagaatgatggggtatttatagttgaatatagggaaaaagtgtaattataaaaagtttgggattaaaacaaagttggggagttaaatggctattttataaaacGGCtgtttttgacagcccaacggttttttttttttttaaaataaaaaaaatagccgttgggaccgtttagcccgttaagggaccgggccggtcccgggctctggcgggctaaacggtcccgggcctgacgggcccaaatcataggaccggcccacgagaccgacCCAGGCGcactaaaaccgggccaaacggtcctggcccgtttggcccgggccagtcccgggcctggaccggcccacttgccacccttagtttCCAGTGAAACTAGTTCACATGTCTGCGCTTGAGTGGGGCTTGTCTTATCTGTTTAAAAAAATCAATAGGAAACCTATTTCATTACCAATACCATAGTCACAAGTGATGTTGTTTGAACATTTAACTTGAGTGTCATAAGCTACTTAATCTGTGGCAAGCTTTTGTTCTCACTTTTACTACTTTCATGACACATGTTCACCACCTGACCTTAAGTGTTGAGGTAGGCCTTTCCATTCGCTCAATTTAACCATCTTTTCAGTCTAATCGGAGTGTTTGTAcaactgaaaaaaaaaagaaagaaaaccatAGATATAGCAAAGATCTGAATCACATAATTATCTCAGTTTCTCATGTTAACGTAGCTATTTTTTTAGAACATCTTCACAACTTGGCACGCGTGTGAAGTGATAGGGATTAGAGTGCTGCATTATTTTTTGAGAGAACTGCATTATTGatgctgtttctttttctttcgcAGTGATTCCCATCTCTGATGTGATAAGAGTTCGCACTGGTAAGAAGAAAGTTTTGATGATGATAGtccttttttcatttatatatgaGTTATTTGTCATCTGAACTTCGCCTCCTTTACAGAGGTGAAAAGTTATTTGCTTGTAATGAATCTATGCTACACTGTAACAGGAGAACGGGGAGAGAAGGCCGAGAGGATGGTGGGAGGGCATGCTGATATGTCCTCTGCATTATCAACTTCTTGAGCTTCCGTAGCTTGACGTTAAAATGTTTAATCGTCTTTTAGTTAGGTATCATGGCCT containing:
- the LOC104093998 gene encoding nitrogen regulatory protein P-II homolog, translating into MATASLSKSSFSLHSSPSHFQELPSFTSNITIRPNNLREFFPSQLTIKRVPNTRLFPIIRAQSSPDFVPDAHFYKVEAILRPWRIQQVSSALLKMGIRGVTVSDVRGFGAQGGLTERQAGSEFSEDKFVAKVKMEIVVSKDQVEGVIAKIIEEARTGEIGDGKIFLIPISDVIRVRTGERGEKAERMVGGHADMSSALSTS